In Pelmatolapia mariae isolate MD_Pm_ZW linkage group LG8, Pm_UMD_F_2, whole genome shotgun sequence, one genomic interval encodes:
- the ep300a gene encoding histone acetyltransferase p300 isoform X2: MAENVLDSGPPSAKRPKLSSPALSASASDGNDFGSLFELEHDLPDELISSNEPGLVNGGDPNQLHTTLGGGPALLGPGGGAGGAGGLGLGLGHGPGGVGGGQDAVAKHKQLSELLRAGATPSTQPGHQGAMGSPGGPAAMGQHLANMKASPGQGPQQMMGQGQHLSPQQQANMMQQQSAAGGMIRTMMGAQQKGSNGQQQPGMIGNQVINGSPRMGFGNQGMVSGSNLLAETLQQPGAGGQAGIRGQQPGAMNKMGMMGNPGGPFGGPYGSQGNQGLGGAGLGPQLQNKGSMANSMAQFNVDKKNQPMQGMGAMGTQQSQTGVGGPTGAPVGGAPGMVPGAQAGLVGPGTQVSAASAAAGAPPTADPEKRKLIQQQLVLLLHAHKCQRREQANGEVWQCNLPHCRTMKNVLNHMTHCQAGKSCQVAHCASSRQIISHWKNCTRHDCPVCLPLKNAGDKRNTQSLLAGAATGLGSSLGTVPGSQPSAPNLNQPSQIDPSSIERAYAALGLTYQGNQIQAQTSQPNMPNQGLQGQAGVRPLNPMGVNPMGVNGGVGASPQSQQASLLQDTMMHLNMNNQGLNDAGGVGSMPTAAPPSATGMRKSWHEDITQDLRNHLVHKLVQAIFPTPDPAALKDRRMENLVAYARKVEGDMYESANSRAEYYHLLAEKIYKIQKELEEKRRTRLQKQGVNIGPAGMGQPSTGLPPNGPLTDPAMVRPAGPNQMNRAQGPGMNQFNQMGIQSMGQRSTPPLPLGPSGNQMGMVGPRVGQPNVNQLPAPYMSQGQFPGSGPGVGAQSGMTPPGGPGGMVQTQMGTPPPLSVASPLAQPGSAGTPSGVPPVGPMGPQSVGGGGPNSAVGAPASSMTPSNTNQQPNSNPHLGAMRGNSPSPAHSRSPTPHQTPPRLAGSQTPQPHTPNASHLVPPPAPQQNQLGQGPGSNKPLQQQHMGPAGSTTPSHPGMASSSTPHGSQLPHTPLSQKGSFPADSQAPTPASVSSLDTSSQQPASDTSATNVDTKMEVKHQDEEEESDAGSCSKGGKLGNLKMEEKPVKSELKKEECSGEGGKGVPMETSTTSQGSGVKTEDRKPEVKKEVKKEVKDEEESSEAVVSQAPVKKKIFKPEELRQALMPTLESLYRQDPESLPFRMPVDPQLLCIPDYFDIVKNPMDLSTIKRKLDTGQYQEPWQYVEDIWLMFNNAWLYNRKTSRVYKYCSKLAEVFEQEIDPVMQSLGYCCGRKLEFSPQTLCCYGKQLCTIPRDAAYFSYQNRYHYCEKCFNEIQGETVSLGDDPTQPQTSINKDQFEKKKNDTLDPELFVECMDCGRKMHQICVLHNETIWPEGFVCDGCLKKSNKTRKENKYSAKRLPQTKLGVFLEQRVNDFLKRQVHPESGEVFIRVVHVSDKVVEVKPGMKSRFVDSGEMSESFPYRTKALFAFEDIDGADVCFFGMHVQEYGSDCPQPNQRRVYISYLDSVHFFRPRCLRTAVYHEILIGYLEYVKKLGYTTGHIWACPPSEGDDYIFHCHPADQKIPKPKRLQEWYKKMLDKAVAERIVHDYKDIFKQATEDRLTSAKELPYFEGDFWPNVLEESIKELEQEEEERKREENSTSNESVDDTKGDSKNAKKKNNKKTSKNKSSLSRANKKKPGMPNVSNDLSQKLYATMEKHKEVFFVIRLIAGPMANALPPIADPDPLMACDLMDGRDAFLTLARDKHLEFSSLRRSMWSSMCMLVELHNQSQDRFVYTCNECKHHVETRFHCTVCEDYDLCITCYNTKGHEHKMEKLGLGLDDESSNQSAAATQSPGDSRRLSIQRCIQSLVHACQCRNANCSLPSCQKMKRVVQHTKGCKRKTNGGCPICKQLIALCCYHAKHCQENKCPVPFCLNIKHKLRQQQLQHRLQQAQMLRRRMASMQRVGQPAAGGAPGGNGQPSPGANNGATGPGTPTSGTQPPTPQTPTQGNMSAPSQQQGVGMGGMGTPGEQQQGGGIPPQHHLHQFPSAGGGGMMNSPQQQMVPQLQQQPPNLQQLQQQQHPGSLPPYNPRPAGVPPLHQPLGKPGMGPATPPQQQPPPNQGQGSMGVQGQQQGPPLAAVETALKIQRLAETQRQMAHAQAHMRGLGQGGMIPPHPHHQNNQAQMRMPHIGAQGMPLQAQGVDGRTMLDPQQPGTLAGMQQGGPPSQLPPQVQQQVQPGGQLQPTNQQWGAGGPTMNQQQRPNMMGHITPQQQPAVPQPQQQMLNQQQPQPGNRGLMQAIGGAGGVPASLVAGSGNLPQAALQDLLRALRSPSSVLQQQQVLNILRSNPTLMAAFIRQRAARYQGAQGGPGGAGGPPQGGPGGVRFQGVAGGLPGVGAPGANQLANMDGQQQVNVNQAGQPGMNIPQGGAGGGNMPTMAQLQQLQQRPMLPGNLQQQQQMATLQQQQQQQPQGAMQPGQQGNMANMTPQFREMFLRRLQQQQQQQMGNHGQFQQPQGLQQQQQQGQQSFMQPGQGQPGITPSSQPQPGGGVGVPQQQGPPPGGPGQLGQQSYQMSQVAAVLQHRLMQQQQQQQNQMGGLQGQDVGPSGGPGGPPLQPGQGGSGPGQQPQSGAGGGPPMPQTSQAMLAQNIQQRLLQQQQQQHLGGGSPAHHSSPMSPQQQMAQSPHHHLQGQGGLGPAGSLSSQVRSPQPSPRPQSQPPRSSPSPRMQPSSQPQPSPHRISPQTQSGSPHPGHLSQHYSNMAPPQPPQPQQQQPGSSVDPSQYSSDQNSIMSQLSGMTGMHGGQGGQSDMLGGNNNSGGSNNNNNNNQELGTNINHNLM; this comes from the exons ATTTCGGATCTCTTTTTGAATTGGAGCACGACCTCCCAGATGAGCTCATCAGCTCCAATGAACCAGGTCTGGTCAATGGCGGGGACCCTAACCAGCTGCACACCACTCTAGGAGGAGGACCGGCATTGTTGGGTCCTGGAGGCGGTGCTGGAGGGGCAGGAGGATTGGGTCTTGGGCTTGGCCATGGTCCTGGGGGAGTTGGTGGAGGGCAGGATGCAGTGGCCAAGCATAAACAGCTGTCAGAGCTTTTGCGTGCGGGGGCAACACCCTCAACTCAGCCGGGGCACCAAGGAGCCATGGGTAGCCCAGGAGGCCCCGCTGCCATGGGGCAGCACTTGGCGAACATGAAGGCGTCCCCTGGTCAGGGGCCTCAGCAGATGATGGGCCAAGGACAACACCTTTCCCCTCAGCAGCAGGCCAACATGATGCAGCAGCAGAGTGCTGCAGGTGGAATGATCAGGACCATGATGGGAGCACAGCAGAAAGGCAGTAATGGACAGCAGCAGCCAGGCATGATTGGGAACCAGGTGATTAATGGCTCTCCAAGGATGGGCTTCGGCAATCAGGGGATGGTCAGTGGCAGCAACCTTTTGGCTGAGACCCTACAGCAGCCGGGAGCTGGGGGCCAGGCTGGGATAAGAGGCCAGCAGCCTGGAGCAATGAACAAG ATGGGGATGATGGGGAATCCAGGGGGGCCCTTTGGAGGCCCATATGGAAGTCAAGGGAATCAAGGTCTGGGAGGCGCAGGGCTGGGCCCTCAGCTCCAGAACAAAGGTTCCATGGCTAATAGCATGGCCCAGTTCAATGTGGACAAGAAGAACCAGCCCATGCAAGGAATGGGCGCCATG GGCACACAGCAGTCACAGACAGGTGTGGGTGGTCCCACAGGTGCACCTGTGGGAGGAGCCCCCGGGATGGTGCCGGGCGCTCAAGCAGGTCTGGTGGGTCCTGGTACCCAGGTTTCTGCAGCATCCGCTGCAGCTGGAGCACCGCCCACAGCCGACCCTGAAAAGCGcaagctaatccagcagcaaCTGGTACTCCTGCTACATGCACACAAGTGCCAGCGGCGGGAGCAGGCCAATGGTGAAGTCTGGCAGTGCAACCTGCCCCACTGCCGGACTATGAAGAATGTCCTCAACCATATGACTCACTGCCAGGCTGGGAAGTCCTGTCAGG TTGCTCACTGTGCATCATCGAGGCAGATCATCTCCCACTGGAAGAATTGCACGCGACATGACTGTCCTGTCTGCCTGCCGCTGAAGAATGCTGGGGACAAGAGGAACACGCAGT CTCTACTTGCAGGGGCTGCTACAGGACTAGGCAGCTCACTTGGTACAGTCCCTGGTAGCCAACCAAGTGCTCCCAATCTCAATCAGCCGAGCCAGATTGATCCCAGCTCTATAGAAAGGGCCTATGCTGCTCTGGGCCTTACCTACCAAGGGAACCAAATCCAGGCTCAGACTTCCCAGCCTAACATGCCCAACCAAGGCCTTCAAGGGCAGGCTGGTGTGAGGCCTCTGAACCCAATGG GTGTGAATCCTATGGGAGTGAATGGAGGTGTGGGTGCTTCCCCTCAGAGCCAGCAAGCTAGTCTACTGCAAGATACAATGATGCATCTTAATATGAACAACCAGGG TCTGAATGATGCTGGTGGGGTCGGTTCCATGCCTACAGCAGCCCCTCCCTCCGCCACAGGCATGAGGAAAAGCTGGCATGAGGACATCACACAGGATCTACGAAATCATTTGGTACACAAGCT agtccaggcCATCTTTCCGACTCCAGATCCCGCTGCCCTCAAGGACCGTCGAATGGAGAACCTGGTGGCTTATGCCCGAAAAGTTGAGGGTGACATGTATGAATCGGCTAACAGCAGA GCTGAGTATTATCATTTGCTGGCAGAGAAGATCTACAAGATCCAGAAGGAATtggaagagaagaggaggacCCGACTGCAGAAGCAAGGTGTGAACATTGGACCTGCTGGCATGGGACAGCCCTCTACTGGGCTGCCTCCAA ACGGTCCCCTAACTGACCCGGCAATGGTGCGACCAGCAGGACCAAATCAGATGAACAGAGCGCAAGGCCCAG GTATGAATCAGTTTAACCAAATGGGAATACAGTCTATGGGCCAGAGGTCAACACCTCCTCTACCCTTGGGACCATCTGGCAACCAG ATGGGAATGGTTGGACCCAGGGTGGGGCAACCCAATGTTAACCAGCTGCCAGCCCCGTATATGTCCCAGGGACAGTTTCCTGGCTCAGGACCTGgagttggagctcagtctgggatGACACCACCTGGGGGACCAGGAGGTATGGTGCAG ACGCAGATGGGCACTCCTCCCCCCCTCTCAGTTGCGAGTCCTCTAGCACAGCCGGGTTCAGCTGGCACTCCCAGTGGGGTCCCTCCAGTAGGGCCAATGGGGCCTCAAAGCGTGGGTGGTGGAGGTCCCAACTCAGCTGTCGGAGCCCCTGCCTCATCAATGACTCCATCTAACACAAACCAGCAACCGAACTCCAACCCTCATTTGGGGGCCATGCGCGGCAACTCACCCTCTCCTGCTCACAGCCGATCACCTACTCCCCACCAGACGCCCCCCAGGCTTGCTGGGTCGCAGACGCCACAACCACACACCCCTAATGCATCACATTTGGTGCCACCCCCAGCTCCTCAGCAGAACCAGCTTGGTCAGGGTCCTGGCTCCAACAAGCCCCTCCAGCAGCAACACATGGGGCCTGCTGGTTCAACCACTCCATCTCATCCTGGAATGGCCTCCAGTTCAACACCACATGGCAGTCAGCTGCCACATACTCCG TTATCCCAGAAAGGTTCGTTCCCAGCCGACAGTCAGGCCCCAACTCCAGCTTCTGTCAGCAGTCTAGACACCTCGTCCCAGCAACCGGCGTCAGACACTTCAGCCACCAATGTGGACACGAAGATGGAGGTCAAACAtcaggatgaggaggaggagagcgaTGCTGGGAGCTGCTCCAAAGGAGGGAAACTCGGCAACCTCAAAATGGAGGAAAAACCTGTGAAATCCGAACTTAAAAAGGAAGAGTGTTCTGGAGAAGGCGGTAAAGGAGTTCCTATGGAAACGTCGACTACATCACAGGGGTCAGGAGTAAAGACAGAAGACAGAAAACCGGAGGTGAAGAAAGAGGTGAAGAAAGAGGTGAAAGATGAAGAGGAGAGCTCGGAGGCAGTTGTGTCGCAGGCCCCAGTGAAAAAGAAGA TCTTCAAACCGGAGGAGCTTCGTCAGGCCCTGATGCCCACGCTTGAATCTCTCTACAGACAAGATCCAGAGTCTCTGCCCTTCAGAATGCCTGTTGATCCTCAACTGCTCTGCATACCT GATTACTTTGACATTGTGAAGAACCCAATGGACTTATCAACCATCAAGCGAAAGCTAGACACAG GTCAGTACCAGGAGCCCTGGCAGTACGTGGAAGACATCTGGCTGATGTTCAACAATGCCTGGCTGTACAATCGCAAAACCTCACGAGTCTACAAGTACTGCTCCAAGCTGGCCGAGGTTTTCGAACAGGAGATCGACCCTGTGATGCAGAGTCTTGGCTACTGTTGTGGGAGGAAG CTGGAGTTCTCTCCTCAGACGTTGTGCTGCTATGGAAAGCAGCTGTGCACTATCCCCCGAGACGCTGCATACTTCAGCTACCAGAACAG GTACCACTACTGTGAAAAGTGTTTCAACGAGATCCAGGGAGAGACCGTTTCCCTGGGTGACGACCCCACCCAGCCACAGAC ATCAATAAACAAGGATCAGtttgagaagaagaagaacgaCACACTGGACCCTGAGCT GTTTGTTGAATGTATGGATTGTGGTCGCAAGATGCATCAGATATGCGTCTTGCACAATGAAACGATCTGGCCAGAAGG TTTTGTATGTGATGGCTGCTTAAAGAAGTCGAATAAGACGAGGAAGGAAAACAAGTATTCTGCCAAAA GGTTGCCCCAAACGAAGTTGGGGGTTTTTCTGGAGCAAAGGGTGAACGACTTCTTAAAGCGACAGGTCCACCCAGAGTCTGGAGAGGTCTTCATTCGTGTTGTTCATGTCTCTGATAAAGTCGTGGAGGTCAAACCAGGCATGAAGTCCAG ATTTGTGGACAGCGGCGAGATGTCCGAGTCATTCCCGTACAGGACTAAAGCCCTTTTTGCATTCGAGGACATTGATGGAGCAGACGTCTGTTTCTTTGGTATGCATGTTCAGGAGTATGGATCTGACTGCCCTCAGCCCAACCAGAG GCGAGTGTACATCTCCTACCTGGATAGCGTACACTTCTTTCGCCCACGCTGTCTAAGAACAGCAGTTTACCATGAAATACTCATTGGCTACTTGGAGTACGTGAAGAAATTGGG CTACACCACCGGCCACATCTGGGCCTGCCCACCTAGCGAAGGCGACGACTACATCTTCCACTGTCACCCTGCAGATCAGAAGATCCCGAAGCCCAAACGCCTTCAGGAGTGGTACAAGAAAATGCTGGATAAAGCTGTGGCAGAACGGATAGTGCATGACTACAAG GATATATTCAAGCAGGCGACAGAGGATCGTTTGACCAGTGCCAAGGAATTGCCTTACTTTGAGGGGGACTTTTGGCCTAATGTGCTGGAGGAGAGCATCAAGGagctggagcaggaggaggaggagaggaaaaggGAGGAGAACAGCACTTCCAATGAGAGTGTTGAT GACACAAAAGGAGACAGCAAAaatgcaaagaagaagaacaacaaaaagactAGTAAGAACAAGAGCAGCCTGAGCCGAGCCAATAAGAAGAAGCCTGGGATGCCTAATGTGTCCAATGACCTATCACAGAAACTCTATGCCACtatggaaaaacacaaagag GTGTTCTTTGTGATTCGGCTGATTGCAGGCCCAATGGCAAATGCCTTGCCCCCTATTGCTGACCCAGATCCCCTGATGGCATGTGACCTCATGGATGGTCGTGATGCTTTCCTGACACTGGCCCGAGACAAGCACCTTGAATTCAGCTCGCTGAGGAGGTCCATGTGGAGCTCAATGTGCATGTTGGTGGAGTTGCACAACCAAAGCCAGGACCGCTTCGTTTACACGTGCAATGAGTGCAAACACCACGTGGAGACTCGCTTCCACTGTACTGTTTGTGAG GATTACGACCTCTGCATCACATGCTACAACACTAAGGGACATGAGCACAAGATGGAGAAGTTAGGCCTCGGCTTGGATGATGAGAGCAGCAATCAGTCTGCCGCTGCCACTCAGAGTCCCGGAGATTCCCGCCGCCTCAGCATCCAGCGCTGTATCCAGTCGCTCGTCCACGCATGCCAGTGCCGAAATGCCAATTGCTCTCTGCCGTCCTGCCAGAAGATGAAACGTGTCGTTCAGCACACAAAAGGATGCAAGAGAAAAACCAACGGTGGCTGCCCTATCTGCAAGCAGCTTATTGCATTATGTTGTTATCATGCTAAGCACTGTCAGGAAAACAAGTGCCCAGTCCCATTCTGTCTAAATATCAAGCACAAGCTtcgccagcagcagctgcagcacaggCTTCAGCAAGCTCAGATGCTGAGAAGGAGAATGGCCAGCATGCAGAGAGTGGGCCAGCCCGCTGCAGGAGGAGCACCTGGGGGAAATGGACAACCCTCTCCTGGAGCCAACAATGGAGCTACTGGTCCTGGTACCCCTACATCGGGAACGCAGCCCCCTACCCCACAGACACCTACCCAGGGTAACATGTCTGCACCTTCTCAGCAGCAGGGGGTTGGGATGGGTGGTATGGGAACTCCAGGTGAGCAACAGCAAGGTGGTGGCATTCCCCCTCAACACCATCTCCACCAGTTTCCGTCAGCAGGTGGAGGGGGGATGATGAATTCTCCTCAGCAGCAGATGGTACCTCAGCTTCAGCAGCAGCCACCAAATCTCCAgcagctccagcagcagcagcatcctgGTAGTTTGCCTCCATACAACCCCAGACCAGCTGGAGTCCCTCCTCTTCACCAACCCCTTGGGAAGCCTGGAATGGGTCCAGCAACCCCTCCTCAGCAACAACCACCACCCAATCAAGGCCAGGGGTCCATGGGTGTCCAAGGCCAGCAGCAAGGGCCACCCCTGGCTGCTGTAGAGACAGCACTAAAAATCCAGCGCCTGGCAGAGACCCAGAGACAGATGGCTCACGCCCAAGCACACATGCGTGGCTTGGGACAGGGGGGCATGATACCTCCACATCCTCACCATCAGAACAACCAGGCCCAGATGAGAATGCCCCACATTGGGGCCCAGGGCATGCCGCTCCAGGCTCAGGGAGTTGATGGAAGGACTATGTTAGATCCACAGCAACCAGGAACGCTAGCAGGGATGCAACAGGGTGGTCCTCCATCACAATTGCCGCCTCAAGTTCAGCAGCAGGTCCAGCCAGGTGGACAGCTTCAGCCAACAAACCAGCAGTGGGGTGCTGGGGGACCAACCATGAACCAACAACAACGGCCAAACATGATGGGTCATATTACACCACAGCAGCAGCCAGCAGTTCCCCAACCACAGCAACAAATGCTGAATCAGCAGCAGCCTCAACCAGGAAACCGAGGGTTGATGCAGGCAATTGGAGGAGCAGGGGGGGTACCTGCTTCATTAGTAGCTGGATCGGGGAACTTGCCCCAGGCAGCACTACAAGATCTCCTGCGAGCGCTACGCTCCCCAAGCTCAGTCTTGCAACAGCAGCAAGTCCTCAACATCCTTCGTTCCAACCCAACGCTCATGGCTGCTTTTATTCGGCAGAGAGCAGCCAGGTATCAAGGTGCTCAGGGTGGCCCTGGAGGAGCAGGCGGGCCTCCGCAAGGAGGTCCTGGAGGTGTGCGTTTCCAAGGAGTTGCTGGAGGTCTGCCTGGTGTAGGAGCGCCTGGAGCCAACCAGCTTGCCAATATGGATGGGCAACAGCAGGTTAATGTGAACCAGGCAGGCCAGCCAGGGATGAACATACCTCAGGGTGGAGCAGGGGGAGGAAATATGCCCACCATGGCTCAGCTTCAGCAGTTACAGCAGCGCCCGATGTTGCCAGGAAACttacagcaacaacagcaaatGGCCActttgcagcagcagcaacagcagcagccacaGGGAGCAATGCAACCAGGTCAGCAAGGGAACATGGCCAATATGACACCACAGTTCAGAGAGATGTTTTTGAGAAGACTgcagcaacagcaacagcaacaaaTGGGGAACCACGGCCAGTTCCAGCAGCCTCAAggactccagcagcagcagcaacaaggcCAGCAAAGCTTCATGCAGCCTGGCCAGGGACAGCCAGGGATAACCCCATCTTCTCAACCCCAACCTGGGGGTGGTGTAGGGGTTCCCCAGCAGCAAGGACCACCACCAGGTGGGCCAGGACAGCTAGGCCAGCAAAGCTACCAGATGTCACAAGTAGCTGCAGTGCTCCAGCACAGGctgatgcagcagcagcagcagcagcaaaatcaAATGGGTGGTCTTCAAGGACAAGATGTAGGCCCCAGTGGAGGTCCTGGAGGACCTCCACTCCAGCCTGGACAAGGTGGATCGGGGCCAGGGCAACAACCGCAGAGTGGTGCAGGTGGTGGCCCCCCAATGCCACAGACGTCCCAAGCCATGCTTGCCCAAAATATCCAGCAGAggctcctgcagcagcagcaacagcagcacctTGGAGGGGGTTCTCCAGCCCACCATAGCAGTCCTATGAGTCCCCAGCAGCAGATGGCCCAGTCCCCCCATCACCACCTACAGGGACAAGGAGGACTCGGTCCAGCTGGATCGCTCAGCAGTCAGGTCCGGTCCCCTCAGCCCTCACCAAGGCCACAGTCGCAGCCTCCACGCTCCAGCCCGTCCCCACGCATGCAGCCTTCCTCCCAGCCTCAGCCCTCACCTCACCGCATCTCCCCTCAGACCCAGAGTGGGTCGCCCCACCCAGGGCATCTCAGTCAACATTACTCCAACATGGCACCACCCCAACctccacaaccccagcaacagcAGCCAGGTAGTTCTGTAGATCCTAGTCAGTACAGTTCGGACCAGAACTCTATTATGTCTCAGCTGAGTGGGATGACGGGGATGCACGGTGGACAAGGGGGGCAGTCAGACATGTTGGGTGGGAACAACAACAGCGGcggcagcaacaacaacaacaacaacaaccaggAGCTGGGAACGAACATTAACCACAACCTGATGTAG